A genomic segment from Actinoplanes sichuanensis encodes:
- a CDS encoding BldC family transcriptional regulator, whose amino-acid sequence MDTGDRLLTPGEVAALFRVDPKTVTRWAAAGRIGSIRTPGGHRRFRESEVRALLEGDGVIEEMREDDAANKPRNNGPSNPGTGFGPPNGLR is encoded by the coding sequence GTGGACACTGGAGATCGTCTGCTGACACCGGGCGAGGTGGCCGCGTTGTTCCGCGTCGACCCGAAAACGGTCACGCGCTGGGCCGCCGCAGGCCGGATCGGCAGTATCCGTACTCCGGGTGGACACCGCCGATTCCGTGAGTCAGAAGTTCGCGCATTGCTTGAAGGCGATGGCGTGATCGAGGAGATGCGCGAGGACGACGCCGCGAACAAACCGCGGAACAACGGTCCTAGCAATCCGGGGACGGGCTTCGGCCCGCCGAACGGCTTGCGCTAA